CGGGTCCTGCCTCCACTCGCTGCGCCAGGCGGTGATTCTCCGTGCATGCTCCACGATTCGCGGATCGTCGCTTTGGATGAGGGGCTCGGGCTCGAGCACCTCCCGAAGATCCATGAAGCTGTACGGCAGCCGGTAGCCCGGGTCGAGAGCGGCCCAATTCGCCCGCCGAACGATGAGTGTGTCACCGCGAAGCTCCTGGCGCCCCCCGTCCAACTGGAAGCCGGACAGATCCACGCCGATGAGTCGGAAGCGCAGCTCCTCGAATGCCTCGACATTCTCGAGATCGACGTTGCTCCGGACCGCAGTGGAGAGGATCACGTCGTCGTCGATCGGTGATAGGGCCGTGAGCCTCGCGTCTTCCTGAGCCTGCCTAGCCAACTCGTACTCGGTCTTCTCCATCGAGAATCCGAGTGGGCTAGAAGAACGGAGAATCCGCCCGTCTTCGTCGACCCAACTCTCGATTTGAATGCCGCCGAAGACCTCTACGATCTTCCAGGCCGGGATCGAGTCCGTGTGCGCCGGAGACCACCTTCCGGCGTCGTCCAGCGTCACGCTGTCGGTCACGAAGAGTGTGTCGAAGTCGAGCACGCGCACTTCGACGGTGCGCATGCTCAAAGTCGTCGGATCGAACACCTGAAGCCGGTGCCGGTCACCAACCTCCCAACCCTCTCCCATCGCCAAGCGAATCGGTACGATATTCGACAAGATCGGCGGGCGGGACAACCGAAAACTCAGGTGCTGTTCGCTTCCTGCGGAAACGATCGTGACCTCCAGTGTCGTGTCCGGGCGCAGTATCCCGGACGCCTCGAAGCGTCCGACGTCGCTGTCGAGTGAAAATTCGAACGTCTCCATGACGAGCGAAGGGCTCAGCTTCACGCGGGTGCGCGCAACGGCCACGCCGGTCTGGCCCAGCGCGGGAAGCTCTAGGACCATCAGATCCTCGAGCTCGAAACCGTCGGGCACCGTGTCGAGGCGGGAACTCGCCTGACCGACCGTACGGGCACCCATCGTCAAGGTGTAGAAATGGATCCCCGGCGCGAGCGAGAGAGCCGCCTCCGCGAGGCGTGCGAGCTCCGGCTGGAAATATTCGCGACGCACCTGCCAACCGACCATGGCAAGCCAGACCAGCAGAATCGCGCCACCCAGGATCCGTCTTCGCATCGGGAGTCCTCCAAGTCGCCGGTAACCACCCCCCTCTACGAAGTCTAATGCGTACTGAAGTGCACGCGTTAGGGAATTTCTGCACGAGTAGCGGACGGCGCCACCGCAAGCGGGTACCCGAGAGTCAGTACTCCGGCGCGCTCCGCCGGCTCGTCATCTCGGCCACGAGCCGCTCGAACACGCGGCGCTCGTACTCCGAGCCGGTGACGATCCTCATGTCGAGGGGGGGTTGGCCCTCGTCCAGGTGGAAGAAGAGCATCTCCAGCATCGCCAGCGCAGAGTCTTCCACATCGAGCCGCCCAATCCCCGTTCCGAGCGGCGGCAACGCCAGCGACTCGAGTCCCCAATCGGCTGCTCTTCGAAGGCTATTCCTGAGCGCCTTCTGGACGGACGCAGGGGTTTCCGGCTCGTCCGGCTCGGACACCACAGCATGGATCACGAAGTCCGCGCTCAGGCCTCCAGCCGGAGTAATGACCGCTCCGCCCAGCGGGATCGCGCCGATCTGCTCGAGCTTGTCGTTCATCGTTTCGCCCGCGCCCTCGGCGACGTCACGACTCGCGGCCGTCACGGGCGCGAGGTCGGAGCGGATCGGCCTGAGGATACCCTCAGTTTCCTGCTCGTAGAGCGCACCGAGTAGGACCTGGATCATCCCCGCGACAACTCCCGGGCCCGGCGGTACATGAGCGTCGCTTCCTCACCCATGTGCTTGCGGTCGTAAAGGTGGCCCAGCGTGTAGAACGCCCTGGCTTTTTGGGGTTGAAGCACGGTGGCACGTTCCAGCGCTTGCATCGCCTCATCGAAACGACCCAGGCGGTTGAGCGCCTCGCCTCGATAGTAGAAAGCCGGCCCATGTGCGTCGTTCTGCTCACAAACCCAACTGAGGTCTTCCTCCGCCATGGTATACACCCCACGGCGGAAGTGGAGAATGCCTATGCTCGCCCGAACCGAGACGTCCTCGGGGTCGAGTCTCTGCGCGCGACGCAGCAACTCCTCCGCGTCGTCGTAACGGCCCATCGCCCCGAGCACCGAGCCGTAGTTGTTCAAGAGCTCGACGTTCTCGGGTTCGATGAGCTCGGCCGCCTCGAATTGCTCGAGCGCGAGCTCCAGACGGCCCAACTCATCGTACAGCACACCCAGGTTGTTACGCGCCTTCAGGTTGGCCGGGTTCTGGACGAGGATGTCGCTGTACAACGCAATCGCCTCGTCGATGCGACCGTCTCGCACGAGGTCCTTCGCTCGGCCGAGCCGCTCTCCCGCCGGGGCGGCCGGGACGGCCACACCCTCCTCGGGCACCATCTCGAAGGGGACGGGAACACGTGCCTCGTCTTCGTCGGTCGGGACGGCGTCTTCAGTCCGCTCGGGTTTCCGCTCGGGCTCCTCAGCGGTCTCCAGCTCTGCCGCGACCAAGTCGTCCTCGGCCTGCGCCTGCTCGGACGCGGCCGACTCTTCCTGGCGGAGACGGACGGAGAGCTGGCCGAGGACGACTCCGAGGTCCTTTTCCACAGGAACTTCCACAGGAGCTTCCAC
This Gemmatimonadota bacterium DNA region includes the following protein-coding sequences:
- a CDS encoding transglutaminase domain-containing protein, producing MRRRILGGAILLVWLAMVGWQVRREYFQPELARLAEAALSLAPGIHFYTLTMGARTVGQASSRLDTVPDGFELEDLMVLELPALGQTGVAVARTRVKLSPSLVMETFEFSLDSDVGRFEASGILRPDTTLEVTIVSAGSEQHLSFRLSRPPILSNIVPIRLAMGEGWEVGDRHRLQVFDPTTLSMRTVEVRVLDFDTLFVTDSVTLDDAGRWSPAHTDSIPAWKIVEVFGGIQIESWVDEDGRILRSSSPLGFSMEKTEYELARQAQEDARLTALSPIDDDVILSTAVRSNVDLENVEAFEELRFRLIGVDLSGFQLDGGRQELRGDTLIVRRANWAALDPGYRLPYSFMDLREVLEPEPLIQSDDPRIVEHARRITAWRSEWRQDPKRVALELTRSVYGMLEKSITFSIPNAVQVLETRQGDCNEHTVLYIALARALGLPARTAVGLVYLNGSFFYHAWPEVWLDEWVAVDPTFGQYPADASHIRFVTGGLAQQVEIVRLIGNLEIEVLEMEAP
- a CDS encoding tetratricopeptide repeat protein, which codes for MAKKPRTRKPKKQAEHEVAQTDMLSDMQAPHEDEDGEPEQEPAEDDSEETPVEAPVEVPVEKDLGVVLGQLSVRLRQEESAASEQAQAEDDLVAAELETAEEPERKPERTEDAVPTDEDEARVPVPFEMVPEEGVAVPAAPAGERLGRAKDLVRDGRIDEAIALYSDILVQNPANLKARNNLGVLYDELGRLELALEQFEAAELIEPENVELLNNYGSVLGAMGRYDDAEELLRRAQRLDPEDVSVRASIGILHFRRGVYTMAEEDLSWVCEQNDAHGPAFYYRGEALNRLGRFDEAMQALERATVLQPQKARAFYTLGHLYDRKHMGEEATLMYRRARELSRG
- a CDS encoding macro domain-containing protein — encoded protein: MIQVLLGALYEQETEGILRPIRSDLAPVTAASRDVAEGAGETMNDKLEQIGAIPLGGAVITPAGGLSADFVIHAVVSEPDEPETPASVQKALRNSLRRAADWGLESLALPPLGTGIGRLDVEDSALAMLEMLFFHLDEGQPPLDMRIVTGSEYERRVFERLVAEMTSRRSAPEY